The sequence below is a genomic window from Lentimicrobiaceae bacterium.
CGGACAAGGCGGAAGAGGAGCAGGAAGACGTGATAGAGACAGACGCCCAAGAAAATAATTATTAATAAAGTTTTCATCATCAGAAAAAATAAGTAAAAATGTTACAACCTAAGAGAACAAAATATAGAAGGCAGCAAAAAGGCAAGATGAAAGGTAATGCTAAAAGAGGATACGAATTAGCATTTGGAACATATGCAATAAAGGCTTTAGACGAGACCTGGATTACAGGACGTCAAATTGAAGCTGCTCGTCAGGCAATTACTCGTTATATGAAACGTGAAGGACAGTTATGGATTAGAATATTTCCGGATAAGCCTGTAACTAAAAAACCAGCCGAAGTACGTATGGGTAAAGGTAAAGGTGCACCCGAATTGTTTGTTGCTTGCGTTACTCCAGGTAGAATCTTATTCGAGATAGACGGAGTTACACCGGAAATAGCCAAAGAAGCACTTCGCTTGGGAGCTCAAAAACTACCTATTGCGGTAAAATATGTCGTAAGAAAAGATTAT
It includes:
- the rplP gene encoding 50S ribosomal protein L16 is translated as MLQPKRTKYRRQQKGKMKGNAKRGYELAFGTYAIKALDETWITGRQIEAARQAITRYMKREGQLWIRIFPDKPVTKKPAEVRMGKGKGAPELFVACVTPGRILFEIDGVTPEIAKEALRLGAQKLPIAVKYVVRKDYDPNFV